A DNA window from Ornithobacterium rhinotracheale DSM 15997 contains the following coding sequences:
- the rpsB gene encoding 30S ribosomal protein S2: MAKKSVKELLEAGVHFGHLTRKWNPNMAPYIFMEKNGIHIIDLHKTAVKLEDACNALQQMASSGRKILFVATKKQAKDIVSKYSAEVNMPYITERWPGGMLTNFVTIRKAVKKMNSIDKMKKDGTFESLSKKERLQVDRQRAKLEKDLGSIADMTRIPSALFVVDIVNEHIAIKEAQKLNIPVFAMVDTNSDPREVDFPIPANDDATKSIEIIMQTVTDAIKEGLSVRKAEKEKAKQNKDGDTETSNEEE; this comes from the coding sequence ATGGCAAAAAAAAGCGTAAAAGAATTGCTAGAAGCTGGTGTTCACTTTGGACACTTAACTAGAAAATGGAATCCTAACATGGCTCCTTACATCTTCATGGAGAAAAACGGAATCCACATCATCGATCTTCACAAAACAGCTGTAAAATTAGAAGATGCTTGCAACGCACTTCAACAAATGGCTTCTTCAGGAAGAAAAATTTTGTTTGTAGCTACTAAAAAGCAAGCTAAAGACATCGTTTCTAAATACTCTGCAGAGGTAAACATGCCTTACATCACTGAGCGTTGGCCTGGTGGAATGTTAACAAACTTTGTTACCATTCGTAAAGCTGTGAAAAAGATGAACTCTATCGATAAAATGAAGAAAGATGGTACTTTCGAAAGTTTATCTAAAAAAGAGAGATTACAAGTAGATCGTCAAAGAGCTAAATTAGAAAAAGATTTAGGTTCTATCGCTGACATGACTCGTATTCCTTCAGCTTTATTCGTTGTGGATATCGTAAACGAGCACATTGCGATTAAAGAAGCTCAAAAATTGAACATTCCTGTATTTGCTATGGTGGATACTAACTCTGATCCTAGAGAAGTAGATTTCCCAATCCCAGCAAACGATGATGCTACAAAATCTATTGAAATCATTATGCAGACTGTTACAGATGCAATCAAAGAAGGTTTATCTGTAAGAAAAGCTGAGAAAGAAAAAGCAAAACAAAACAAAGACGGAGATACAGAAACTTCTAACGAAGAAGAATAA
- the tsf gene encoding translation elongation factor Ts gives MAYQVKAAEVSKLRNETGAGMMDCKKALVEAEGDFDKAIELLRKKGQKVAAKRADRETSEGAVIAATNADNTKGAIVALGCETDFVAKGEGFVALAKEFANHALNFSSKEDFLASEMGGMTVADKLTEQTGVIGEKLDIKFFETLEAPFVGSYIHNGNKIAALVGLSESFDNAAEVAKNVSMQVAAMNPIALDESKVDQAVIDKEVEIAKEQLRQEGKPEAMLDNIAKGKLNKFFKETTLVNQEYIMGDKVSVKDYVNSEKAGVTIVDFVRVAI, from the coding sequence ATGGCATATCAAGTAAAAGCTGCTGAAGTAAGCAAATTAAGAAACGAAACTGGAGCTGGTATGATGGACTGTAAAAAAGCCCTAGTAGAAGCAGAAGGTGATTTTGATAAAGCAATTGAACTCCTTAGAAAAAAAGGACAAAAAGTAGCTGCAAAAAGAGCTGACAGAGAAACCTCTGAAGGTGCTGTTATCGCTGCTACAAATGCAGACAACACTAAAGGTGCAATCGTAGCTTTAGGTTGTGAAACTGATTTCGTTGCTAAAGGAGAAGGTTTCGTAGCTTTGGCTAAAGAGTTTGCTAACCACGCACTTAATTTCTCTTCTAAAGAAGATTTCCTTGCATCTGAAATGGGAGGAATGACTGTAGCTGATAAATTAACTGAGCAAACTGGTGTAATCGGTGAAAAATTAGATATCAAATTCTTCGAAACATTAGAAGCTCCATTTGTAGGTTCTTATATCCACAACGGAAACAAAATTGCTGCTCTTGTAGGTCTTAGCGAAAGCTTTGATAACGCTGCAGAAGTTGCAAAAAATGTTTCTATGCAAGTAGCTGCTATGAATCCAATTGCATTAGATGAATCTAAAGTAGATCAGGCAGTTATCGACAAAGAAGTAGAAATTGCTAAAGAGCAATTAAGACAAGAAGGTAAACCAGAAGCTATGTTAGACAACATCGCTAAAGGTAAACTAAACAAATTCTTTAAAGAAACTACACTTGTAAACCAAGAATATATCATGGGAGACAAAGTTTCTGTAAAAGATTATGTAAATTCAGAAAAAGCTGGTGTTACAATCGTAGATTTCGTAAGAGTAGCGATCTAA
- the pdxH gene encoding pyridoxamine 5'-phosphate oxidase, with product MEQDLSDYRKSYEKFQLIESEVSDNPMELFRDWFYVADNEEKISEANAMSVATMGLDGFPKTRVVLLKKFTHEGFIFYTNYDSEKGKAIAANNKICLSFFWPVLERQIIIKGEAEKLPENLSDGYFESRPKQSQISAIVSPQSSVVPNRDFLENKVREIEMQYQDDLHRPENWGGYLVRPVSMEFWQGRANRLHDRLRYTLQEDFDWKIERLAP from the coding sequence ATGGAACAAGATTTAAGCGACTACAGAAAAAGCTACGAGAAGTTTCAATTGATTGAAAGTGAGGTTTCTGATAACCCAATGGAGCTTTTCAGAGATTGGTTTTATGTGGCAGATAATGAAGAGAAAATCAGTGAGGCAAATGCCATGAGTGTGGCAACGATGGGGCTAGATGGTTTTCCGAAAACGCGTGTAGTTTTGCTTAAAAAATTCACTCACGAAGGATTCATTTTTTATACCAATTACGATAGCGAAAAGGGAAAAGCAATCGCTGCGAACAATAAAATTTGCTTATCGTTTTTTTGGCCAGTGCTTGAACGACAAATAATCATCAAAGGTGAAGCAGAAAAATTACCTGAAAATCTGTCTGATGGCTATTTCGAGTCGAGACCAAAACAAAGCCAAATTAGTGCAATTGTGTCGCCACAAAGTTCGGTGGTGCCCAATCGCGATTTTTTAGAAAATAAAGTAAGAGAAATTGAGATGCAATATCAAGATGATTTGCACCGGCCAGAAAATTGGGGAGGCTACTTGGTGCGACCTGTGAGCATGGAATTTTGGCAGGGCAGGGCAAACCGCCTGCACGACAGGCTTCGCTATACTTTGCAAGAAGATTTTGATTGGAAAATAGAAAGATTAGCACCATAA
- the rplM gene encoding 50S ribosomal protein L13 gives MDTLSYKTISANKQTANKEWLLVDAEGQSLGRLASKVAKLLRGKHKPNFTPHADCGDYVVVVNADKINLTGNKWSDKVYQRYTGFPGGQRSISAKQFFAKDATGLVEKAIKGMLPKNKLGRAILKNVKIYEGAEHEQTAQQPRTIDINEFK, from the coding sequence GTGGATACACTAAGTTATAAAACAATATCAGCAAACAAGCAAACCGCTAATAAGGAGTGGTTGTTGGTAGATGCAGAAGGGCAGTCTCTAGGGCGTTTGGCATCTAAAGTGGCTAAATTACTAAGAGGAAAGCATAAGCCTAATTTTACCCCACATGCAGATTGTGGTGATTATGTAGTAGTCGTAAATGCAGATAAAATCAATTTGACCGGAAATAAATGGTCTGATAAAGTTTACCAAAGATATACTGGGTTCCCAGGAGGGCAAAGAAGTATCTCTGCAAAGCAATTCTTTGCAAAAGATGCAACTGGATTGGTAGAGAAAGCTATTAAAGGTATGCTTCCTAAAAATAAATTGGGAAGAGCAATCCTTAAAAATGTGAAAATTTACGAAGGTGCAGAGCATGAACAAACTGCACAACAACCAAGAACAATAGATATAAACGAATTCAAATAA
- a CDS encoding aminotransferase class IV — protein sequence MINFNGNIIEASEAQLDLNNDFFQNGLIITEKLLVISHKILFAELHYFNLMAAMRMSRIEIPLSFTPEFFENQINNLLEEFPQENLGIRFDVLYHKNKINFTVRAHEIQDLYRFEDYPMDLYRESFVPNTFFDRINFLNPVNHILDIYCQENDFADLLLQNDKKELARSLKGSIFVIKGTTISTPSIEDGAKSSVLRNKILDTAKKLPEFDEVQEGSVFPFAVTKADEVFVAIDGEGIVSLKSFKKTQFSNEYTQSIVNQLFGLS from the coding sequence ATGATTAATTTTAACGGGAATATCATTGAAGCATCTGAGGCTCAGCTAGATTTAAACAATGATTTCTTTCAAAATGGGCTCATCATTACAGAAAAATTGTTGGTGATCTCGCACAAGATTTTGTTTGCAGAGTTACATTATTTCAATTTAATGGCAGCGATGCGCATGAGCCGTATCGAAATTCCTTTGAGTTTTACGCCAGAATTCTTTGAAAATCAAATTAATAATTTGTTAGAAGAATTTCCTCAAGAAAATTTAGGAATAAGATTCGATGTTTTATACCACAAAAACAAAATCAATTTTACTGTAAGAGCACACGAAATTCAGGATTTATATCGTTTTGAGGATTACCCGATGGATTTGTATCGTGAGTCTTTTGTCCCAAACACATTTTTCGATAGAATTAATTTCTTAAATCCCGTAAATCATATTTTAGACATTTATTGCCAAGAAAACGATTTTGCAGATTTATTACTTCAAAATGACAAAAAAGAATTGGCAAGAAGTTTAAAAGGAAGCATTTTTGTTATCAAAGGGACAACAATTTCTACGCCTTCCATAGAAGATGGGGCTAAATCAAGCGTTTTGAGAAACAAAATTTTAGATACTGCTAAAAAATTACCCGAATTTGATGAAGTGCAAGAGGGGAGTGTTTTCCCGTTTGCTGTTACAAAAGCCGACGAAGTTTTTGTGGCAATTGACGGAGAGGGAATCGTTTCATTGAAAAGCTTTAAGAAAACACAGTTTTCAAACGAATATACACAGAGTATTGTTAATCAATTATTTGGTTTAAGCTAA
- the miaA gene encoding tRNA (adenosine(37)-N6)-dimethylallyltransferase MiaA, whose product MNSKNLVVIVGPTAIGKTATAIALAKHFNTEIISSDSRQFFKEMCIGTAVPSPDELSQVKHHFIQQLNIHEDYSVGDFERDAIEFITEYFQKNDFLIMAGGSGLYEKAITQGLDDFPDIPPSVREQLNSDLNEKGLDFLQNELKNKDLAYFEKVDTQNPHRVIRALEVIRHTGKAYSGFLAKNQSKRNFNIIKIGLTLSREEIYDRINRRVDIMIENGLLEEAKNLYKFKNLNALNTVGYKELFHYFDGEISLDFAIEEIKKNTRRFAKRQLTWYRKDENIRWFAPNEIEQIIAYINSEIQ is encoded by the coding sequence ATGAATTCAAAGAATCTTGTGGTAATTGTAGGCCCTACGGCTATTGGAAAAACAGCAACAGCCATTGCACTTGCCAAGCATTTTAATACAGAAATCATTTCAAGTGATAGTAGGCAGTTTTTCAAAGAAATGTGCATAGGTACAGCCGTCCCTAGTCCAGATGAATTGTCGCAGGTTAAGCATCATTTTATTCAGCAGTTGAATATTCATGAGGACTATTCAGTAGGGGATTTTGAGCGAGATGCGATCGAATTTATAACTGAATATTTTCAAAAAAACGATTTTTTGATTATGGCAGGAGGTTCTGGTTTGTATGAAAAAGCCATTACGCAAGGGCTCGATGATTTTCCAGATATTCCACCAAGTGTGCGAGAGCAATTAAATTCTGATTTGAATGAAAAAGGACTAGATTTTTTACAAAATGAATTAAAAAATAAAGATTTAGCCTATTTTGAGAAAGTGGACACTCAAAATCCACATCGTGTGATTCGTGCGTTGGAGGTTATTCGCCATACGGGGAAAGCCTACTCAGGTTTTTTAGCCAAAAATCAATCAAAAAGGAATTTTAATATCATAAAAATCGGGCTTACTTTATCTCGAGAGGAAATTTATGACCGAATCAATCGTAGAGTGGATATTATGATTGAAAATGGATTGCTCGAAGAAGCTAAAAATCTTTATAAATTTAAAAATTTGAACGCCTTAAACACCGTGGGCTACAAAGAATTATTCCATTATTTTGACGGAGAAATTTCTCTGGACTTTGCCATTGAGGAAATCAAGAAAAATACGAGAAGATTTGCCAAAAGGCAACTTACTTGGTACCGAAAAGATGAAAATATTAGGTGGTTTGCCCCCAATGAAATTGAACAAATAATCGCTTATATAAATTCTGAAATACAATGA
- a CDS encoding DUF493 family protein yields the protein MSEENKNQEQKTEEFYIKLKEELNKVEEFPKDFTYKFILPTDNQKIAELKKVFDGARAQFQNRESKNGKYTSITAVIYALDADQVIHYYKKAGEIEGIIML from the coding sequence ATGAGCGAAGAAAATAAAAACCAAGAACAAAAAACAGAAGAATTTTATATAAAATTAAAGGAAGAATTAAATAAAGTTGAAGAATTTCCAAAAGATTTTACATACAAATTCATTCTCCCGACCGATAATCAAAAAATCGCAGAGCTTAAAAAAGTGTTTGATGGTGCTAGAGCACAATTCCAAAACCGCGAATCTAAAAATGGAAAATATACAAGTATCACAGCGGTGATTTATGCGCTAGATGCAGATCAAGTCATTCATTACTATAAAAAAGCAGGGGAAATAGAAGGCATCATAATGCTATAA
- a CDS encoding aminoglycoside phosphotransferase family protein has translation MMQDLPLSAEIIEKIKTFGSVCDIVPMNAGGSGRTYFRVFFDEGEFKTLILVKNKDTHENQCFINLAQKLAQIPVNVPKILFFDQGFYYLQEDLGDKTLLNNVLENSPETENYYKKTLEDLVKFQIQGNELINDEDFFTHKKFDKTLVYRDLFGFKNYFLDLSQQVYAEDKLLSDFDTLANSIETAKYQFLMYRDLQGRNVMLHNENIYFIDFQGAMRGSCAYDVVSLLWQAKANLSPELRQKLLNFYISELKKVIPNFDKNAFLNEFNTCLILRLLQVLGVYGRLGWIYKKEHFSSSISLGIKNLEELQNLDLIKNSLALKDIFKNLNKTEIINPL, from the coding sequence ATGATGCAAGATTTGCCACTTTCGGCAGAAATTATAGAAAAAATCAAAACTTTTGGGAGCGTTTGCGACATAGTTCCTATGAATGCAGGGGGCTCGGGCAGAACTTATTTTCGTGTGTTTTTTGACGAGGGAGAATTTAAAACTTTAATCTTAGTTAAAAACAAAGACACACATGAAAATCAATGTTTTATAAATTTAGCCCAAAAACTTGCACAAATCCCCGTGAATGTGCCTAAAATTCTTTTCTTTGACCAAGGATTTTACTATCTTCAAGAAGATTTAGGCGACAAAACATTACTTAATAATGTATTGGAAAATTCACCTGAAACAGAAAATTATTACAAAAAAACGCTTGAAGATTTAGTAAAATTTCAAATTCAGGGCAATGAATTAATCAATGATGAAGATTTTTTCACGCACAAAAAATTCGATAAAACACTAGTTTACAGAGATTTATTTGGATTTAAAAATTATTTCCTTGATTTGTCTCAGCAAGTTTATGCCGAAGACAAATTGCTCTCAGATTTTGACACGCTTGCCAATTCAATAGAAACTGCCAAATATCAATTTTTAATGTATCGTGATTTGCAAGGCAGAAATGTAATGCTTCACAACGAAAATATATACTTCATTGATTTTCAAGGTGCCATGCGGGGTTCTTGCGCATATGATGTGGTATCGCTTTTGTGGCAAGCTAAAGCTAATTTAAGCCCTGAGCTTAGACAAAAATTATTGAATTTTTATATTTCTGAGCTTAAAAAAGTAATCCCCAATTTTGATAAAAATGCATTTTTAAACGAATTTAATACTTGTTTAATTCTCAGACTTTTACAAGTTTTAGGCGTGTATGGTCGTTTGGGCTGGATTTACAAAAAAGAGCATTTCTCATCTAGCATTTCACTAGGAATCAAAAACTTAGAAGAATTACAAAATTTAGATTTAATCAAAAATTCTTTAGCCTTAAAAGATATTTTTAAAAATTTAAACAAAACTGAAATCATAAATCCCCTATAA
- a CDS encoding bifunctional metallophosphatase/5'-nucleotidase, translating into MLSRRKFLATTSAATALALLPSIPAWAKSNAKKITILHTNDQHSRIEPFETSENPKYSNKGGFARRAALIDKIRKEEPNVLLLDAGDIFQGTPYFNFFGGELEFKLMSKMGYEASTMGNHDFDNGLAGFEKQLKYANFDFICSNYDFTNTILDGRTKKYKIINKGGVKIGIFGLGIDPVGLISKENYLETKYLDPVEISQEMTRILKDKKCDMIICLSHIGYKYDTPKISDCELATKTQDIDLIIGGHTHTFLPHPTEIINKAGEPTIVNQVGWAGLYLGRLDFYFDTFNKQRKVATAQLEITPNIV; encoded by the coding sequence ATGCTTTCAAGAAGAAAATTTTTAGCAACTACATCTGCTGCCACCGCACTTGCACTTTTACCGAGTATTCCTGCGTGGGCAAAGTCTAATGCAAAGAAAATCACTATACTACACACTAACGATCAACATAGTAGAATCGAACCATTTGAAACTTCGGAAAATCCAAAATATTCCAACAAAGGTGGTTTTGCACGCCGTGCAGCATTAATAGATAAAATCAGAAAAGAAGAGCCCAATGTTTTGTTGCTAGATGCAGGCGACATTTTCCAAGGAACACCATACTTCAACTTTTTTGGAGGCGAATTGGAGTTTAAACTCATGTCTAAAATGGGATATGAAGCCTCCACCATGGGAAATCACGATTTTGACAATGGCTTGGCTGGATTTGAGAAACAACTAAAATATGCAAATTTTGATTTTATTTGTTCAAACTACGATTTCACCAACACAATTCTGGACGGAAGAACCAAAAAATATAAAATCATAAATAAAGGCGGGGTGAAAATCGGTATTTTCGGACTAGGAATCGATCCCGTAGGACTCATTAGCAAAGAAAATTATTTAGAAACCAAATATCTCGACCCCGTCGAAATTTCGCAAGAAATGACGCGAATCCTAAAAGATAAAAAATGTGATATGATCATTTGCCTTTCACATATTGGGTACAAGTATGACACACCTAAAATCTCTGATTGTGAACTTGCTACCAAAACTCAAGATATAGATTTAATCATTGGCGGACACACGCACACCTTCCTCCCTCACCCTACCGAAATCATTAACAAAGCTGGAGAACCAACGATTGTGAACCAAGTGGGCTGGGCTGGCTTATATCTTGGGCGACTTGATTTCTATTTCGATACCTTTAATAAGCAACGAAAGGTGGCTACAGCACAATTAGAAATTACGCCAAATATCGTTTAA
- a CDS encoding START-like domain-containing protein, with product MSKKKYELEVPVQASPSFLYNYISTPSGLSEWFADNVNSRSDKFTFIWDDYEEVAHLIRSKFDEYVRFRWEHDEDSKYYFELKIQEDELTGDVSLIVTDFAEEDELDEAKDLWASQLEDLKHIIGS from the coding sequence ATGTCGAAGAAAAAGTATGAATTGGAGGTGCCGGTACAAGCCTCGCCAAGTTTTTTATACAATTATATATCAACACCATCGGGGCTTTCCGAGTGGTTTGCCGATAATGTAAACTCAAGAAGCGATAAATTCACTTTTATTTGGGACGATTATGAGGAAGTAGCTCATTTAATTCGTTCTAAATTCGATGAATATGTGCGTTTTCGTTGGGAACACGACGAGGATTCAAAATATTATTTTGAGCTAAAAATCCAAGAAGATGAATTAACGGGAGATGTTTCGTTGATTGTAACGGATTTTGCCGAAGAAGATGAATTAGACGAGGCTAAAGATTTATGGGCTAGTCAATTAGAAGATTTAAAACATATTATAGGTTCTTAA
- a CDS encoding 5'-nucleotidase C-terminal domain-containing protein — MKKRTFSVISLASVLAFTACQKQLYKQPEVAQQEINITAEYAPSPELTEIIAPYKKQLDQEMDQVLTYNPYELNKGMNANLSNLLADQLLEAGNKIFQKKYHHDIDVALLNAGGIRRTFTPGNITVRSIFELMPFENEAVVVKLSGKDFIKMIDYLKEHRKKGHPIAGLSFSLDGPDLNIILSNNRKFDVNKSYWVITNDYLQKGGDGMTFLTQPEEIVNINEKLRDIFIQEFKANDTLQINNNPRYLP; from the coding sequence ATGAAAAAACGCACATTTTCAGTGATTTCATTGGCTAGTGTTCTCGCGTTTACCGCTTGCCAAAAGCAACTTTACAAACAGCCCGAAGTTGCGCAACAAGAAATCAACATTACAGCAGAATATGCCCCAAGCCCTGAGCTTACCGAAATAATTGCTCCCTATAAAAAGCAACTTGACCAAGAGATGGACCAAGTGCTTACCTACAATCCTTATGAATTAAATAAAGGAATGAATGCGAATTTGAGCAACCTCCTTGCCGATCAACTGCTTGAAGCGGGGAATAAAATTTTTCAAAAAAAATATCATCACGATATTGATGTAGCTTTGCTCAATGCTGGGGGGATCCGCAGAACTTTTACGCCTGGAAACATCACGGTACGCAGTATTTTTGAGCTGATGCCATTTGAAAATGAAGCCGTGGTGGTAAAACTCAGTGGCAAGGATTTTATAAAAATGATTGATTACCTCAAAGAACACCGCAAAAAAGGACACCCAATTGCTGGTTTAAGCTTTTCGCTTGATGGTCCAGATTTAAACATTATACTTAGCAACAATCGCAAATTTGATGTGAATAAGTCTTACTGGGTGATTACCAACGATTATTTGCAAAAAGGTGGCGATGGCATGACTTTCTTAACTCAGCCCGAAGAAATCGTAAATATCAACGAAAAACTTCGTGATATTTTTATTCAAGAATTTAAGGCAAACGACACTTTACAAATCAACAACAATCCAAGATATTTACCCTAA
- the rpsI gene encoding 30S ribosomal protein S9, whose protein sequence is MAITHKIGRRKTSVARAYIQEGKGEITINGRDLETYFGTDVLRYKVLQPFVITETVDQYDVNVLVHGGGITGQAEAIRMALSRALCEVNQEFRALLKPEGLLTRDPRMVERKKYGQKKARKRFQFSKR, encoded by the coding sequence ATGGCTATCACTCATAAAATAGGGCGTAGAAAAACATCTGTTGCTAGAGCCTATATCCAAGAAGGAAAAGGAGAAATCACAATCAATGGTCGTGATTTAGAAACTTATTTTGGTACAGATGTATTAAGATATAAAGTATTGCAACCTTTCGTGATTACTGAGACTGTAGACCAGTACGATGTAAATGTACTAGTACACGGCGGTGGTATTACTGGGCAAGCTGAGGCTATCAGAATGGCTTTATCTCGTGCACTTTGCGAAGTGAACCAAGAGTTTAGAGCGTTGTTGAAACCAGAAGGATTGCTTACTCGTGACCCAAGAATGGTTGAGCGTAAGAAATACGGACAGAAGAAAGCTCGTAAGAGATTCCAATTCTCAAAACGTTAA